In Arsenophonus sp. aPb, one DNA window encodes the following:
- a CDS encoding thymidine kinase has protein sequence MAQLYFYYSAMNAGKSTSLLQSSYNYNERGMNTLIFTAEIDTRFVQGKVTSRIGLVADAILFSQQTDMGRLIKEKNSYQKIHCVLVDECQFLTKEQVTQLCEIVDYTNIPVLCYGLRTDFRGELFIGSHYLLAWADKLIELKTICYCGRKASRVLRLDDNGLAVYQGEQIEIGGNEKYISVCRRHYVDAIKHTKCIEAGEKPFSVVPFK, from the coding sequence CAATGAATGCGGGTAAATCAACTTCACTACTTCAGTCTTCATACAATTATAATGAACGGGGGATGAATACCCTTATTTTCACCGCTGAGATTGATACCCGATTTGTTCAAGGTAAAGTAACATCCCGAATTGGTTTAGTTGCAGATGCAATATTATTTTCGCAACAGACAGATATGGGGAGATTAATAAAAGAAAAAAATAGCTATCAAAAAATTCATTGTGTACTCGTTGATGAGTGTCAGTTTTTAACTAAAGAACAAGTTACTCAGCTTTGTGAAATTGTTGATTATACCAACATACCGGTTCTGTGTTATGGATTAAGAACAGATTTTCGTGGTGAGTTATTTATTGGCAGTCACTATCTGTTAGCTTGGGCAGATAAGCTTATCGAACTAAAAACTATTTGTTATTGTGGGCGTAAAGCAAGTAGGGTTTTGCGATTAGATGATAATGGACTTGCTGTCTATCAAGGAGAGCAGATTGAAATTGGTGGCAATGAGAAATATATTTCAGTTTGTCGTAGACATTATGTGGATGCAATTAAGCACACTAAATGTATTGAGGCGGGTGAAAAACCTTTTTCAGTTGTTCCATTTAAATAA